The segment GGTTCGGAGGCGTGTGCTCCGCATTTGACTCTGCCAGGTCGCGCAACGCTTCGCGCAGCGCTTTCGCGCGATCCAGGTCGCCGGGCGCAGCCTTGCCGCGACTGTGTCCGATGCCATGCTCGGCAAGCCAAGCGCTAAGCGCACCGGGCGGCGCCAACTCGTCCTTTCCGGTTTCACAATCGAGCGTATTGATGAAGTCCTGGACTAGCTCGAGTTCGCCAGGCGCTTTGGGTCTTGTCATGCTTGCCCCTATTATATAACCTTCAAAGCTTCTTGACAAGTTACCCATAACCTGTATAATCGGTTAGTAGGTTAATCTGTGCAGAGATGCCGGAGGAGCCGACCGATGGATGGCCCCAGGCCGGGCGGCGCTTGATCGGTCTGGACGGGCGCTGCTAGCGCGCTAGCGAGTGACGATCACGAAGTCGATGTCGACGTCGTTTTTCACTTTGACCGTGCCGCCCGCGATCCGAATCGGCTTGATGCCGAAATCCGACTGATGCACCGTGGCGGAACCCTTGTAATGGCCCACGCTCACGCGCGTGACGTGCACAGTGACGCGCTGCGTCTGGCCATGCAGCGTCAAATCACCGACGACGTCGCCTTTTCCGCCGGCGCCGAACACTAGCGCCTTCGACTTGAACGTGATGGTCGGATACTTCACGACGTCGAGCACGTCCGGGCTCACCATTTTTGCTTGCACTTGGGCCCGGCGATCGGCCGGCATGCTCGGATCCAGCACCTTCAGGTCGGCGGCATTGACCTTGAGTTCCACAGTCTTCGAGCCTTCGTCCACGACCCCGGACGCGAGCGGCGCGTTGATGATGTGATTGTCGGCAGCGAACGCGAACAGTCCGCTCTTATAGACGTGCACGGTCAGCGAAGAGTGCGCCACGTCTATCATCCGTCCGGGTCCTGGGATCGGCGCAGCGACGAAAACGGCGGCGAGCGCGCCAACCGCGAGTGACTTGAATGCGATCATGTTTCCTCCAAAAAGCGTCGGAGTCGTTCGCGCTCGCCCTGCAGCTCTTCGTGGCGGATCTTGGTGATCCGGTTGGCGGCGTTTATGCTCACGAATTGCCTGCACGAGTAGACGTGGTGTCTTGAACCTTTGCGGATCTTATCGATGAAGAGGACGGGGATCGCCCCATCCTTTTCCGTTTCCACTTGGGATTCGTAGGATACTTCGTCGAAGCTTTGCTTCGCTCTTTCGCTGTGCGCCCGATACGACCCCACGATCGCAGCCGGCCCTAGCAGCGCTTCGGTGTTACTTATCTCATAACGGCAGTCCCACGCGAGGAGTTCCGACGCTTCGCCGAAGTCGTCGCGATCGAGCGCCGCCGCGAATCGCTCGGCGGTCTGACGGCGCTCATTTTCAGTCGGCATTCAGGTCGAGCATTTCTCCGGGGCTAAAGCCCCGGCACTACATCCGAGCTTTGTAGTGGGCCAGCACATCGCGCGCGCGCGCGACCACGCGTTCGCGCAGTTCCGCTGGCTCCGCGATGTCGACCGCATTGCCCCAAGCGATGACGTGCGACAGCGCCGCCCCCGGCGATGGGAAGACGATGCGCACGAGGCGGCCGCTTGCTTCCGTTACGCCATCGCCGAGCATCTCCGTCTCCCAATATGCCGTGACCTCTTCCAGCGCCTCGGGCTGCACGCGCAGGGTGACAGGGTAGGCGGGCAAATTCTGTTCGAAGCTCACGGCCGAGCTTTCCCAAAAGCGATCGAGATCGAAATCGGAGGGCCTTTCGAACTTGTCCGGGCGCTCTTCCACCCCGATGATGCGCTCCGCGCGGAACACGCGGAACTCGTCGCGGTAGCGCGCCACGAGATACCAGATGCCGGCCTTCGCCACAAGCCCCAGCGGGTCGATGACGCGCTCGGTCACGGCGCCGTTGCGGTCCTTGTAACGCAACGTGGCGCGCCGGTCGTCCCAGACGGCGCGTCGCAGCGTCGCAAGATGTTCGCGCGGCTGCGCCATCTGCTTCCAGCGGCGCTGATCCACATAGATGCGATCGCGCGTTTTCTGCGCCGCGCGCCGCTGCGTCTCCGGCAGAGCGCCCGCGAGTTTTTCCAGCGCGTGCGCAAGGCTCTCGCCAAGACCAAGATCCGCGAGCGGATTTGCCGACGACACGAACAGCGCTCGTATCTCCTCTTCATGGAACTGGGTGAGCGCTTTTCGGTAGCCCTCGGCCAGGACGATGCCGCCGCCCGCACCGCGCTCGGCATGCACCGGCACGCCCGCGGCGCTCAGCGAATCGAGGTCGCGATAGACGGTCCTTTCGGACACCTCCAGCGTCTCCGCGATCTGGTGAGCCGGTAGCCGGCCGCGCGCCTGCAGCAGCAAGAGCATAGCCAGGAGGCGCTCGGATTTCATGGCCTTATTAAAGTAAATATGACATCATTTGTCAAGTATCGGGTCGTATGATGAACGCCAAGTACTAGGGTTGATGAAGGGAGATTTTTTGACATGAGTTCAGCCACCGCTCCAGCCAAGCCCGCCGCCGCGGTCAAAGTGACGGGCATCGACGTCCACACCTACCTCGTGAAGGATCCGCAGCGTGCGATCGCCTTCTACCGCGACGCGATCGGCCTACCCGTGACGTGGCAGTCCGAACAGGGCGCCGAGTTCCAGTTGAGCGACGGCTCTACGTTCGGCGTCTGGAAGATGCACGACGGCACGTGGCACTTGGGTTCCGGCGTGATGTTCTCCGTCCCCGACCTCGTTGCGGCCGAAAAGCACTATCGCAGCCGAGGAGTCAAGATGCTCGATGACGAGATCATCGACACCGGCGGGTGCTACATGCTTGCCTGCCAAGACTCCGAAGGCAACTTCTTCTTGCTCCATCAGCGCAAGGAAGACGCCGCCTAGTCCGTCCTTTGGGCCAACAGCGCGGCCTGCGTCTTCGCCACATGACGCAAGGCCGCGCTCCTACCTTTCTGCAAGAATAGAGCCCGTCATGAAGCCAGACTAGATCCGGGGCTAAAGCCCCGGCACTACAAACTGGCTTGGAGGTGAAATGGCGGATCGGCTTCGCTTTCTGATGTGCAGGCCCGACTTTTTCGATGTCTCGTACGTCATCAATCCGTGGATGGAAGGCAACGTCAACCGCGCGGCGCGCGCAATCGCCGCGGCGCAGTGGCAGCGGCTGTTCGGCATCGTCAGCTCCGTCGCACGCGTCGAACTGGTAGAGCCGCGACCCGGCCTCCCCGATATGCCGTTCACCGCGAACGCCAGCCTCGTGCTCGGCAACTCGGTCGTTCTGAGCCGCTTCAAGTACGACGAGCGGCAGGGCGAAGAGCGCCATTTCGAGCGCTGGTTCGCCTCGCGCGGATTCAAGGTGATCAAATTGCCCGAGTCGATCCCGTTCGAAGGCGCCGGCGATGCTCTTATCGACCGAGGTCAGCACCGCGTCTGGGCGGGCTTTGGACATCGCTCCTCGCGCCAATCGCTCGACCTCGTCGAGAGCATCCTCGACGTCGAGGTCCTGGCTTTGCGCCTGGTCGATCCGCGTTTTTACCACCTCGATACATGCTTCTGTCCGATCGAGGGCGGCTCCATCATGTACTTCCCGCAGGCCTTCGACCGCGCGTCCAACCGGCTTATCGAAGATCGCGTGCCGGCGCCCCTGCGCATTCCCATCGGGGAAAAAGACGCGCTGGCGTTCGCATGCAACGCGATCAACGTCGGCAACCTTCTCGTGATGAACAAGGCCAGCGCGGACTTGCGTCGCCGTCTGCGAGCTTGCGGCTTGCGCGCGCTTGAAAGCGATCTCTCCGAATTCATGAAAGCGGGCGGCTCGGCGAAATGCCTGACGTTGCGCTTGGACGAGCCGCGGCCGGCGGCTGAGGAGAGTGCGTTCGGCGTAGCATGAGGAGCCGGACTAAAGTCGGGCATACCACATCCGGGGCTAAAGCCCCGGCACTACATCCGAGCTTCACTCGGAACGCTACACCCGAGCTAGCGCTCGGGTCGCTACATACCTAGCGCTAAAAGGTCCGTTGCTACAAATCCACAAAAACGCCTAGCTGATGCTCACGAAGCTCTTTGTCACGCGGCCGACACTGGCTGCCGTCCTCGTCGCGCTGCTGGCTATCGGTGGGGCGCTCGCCTGGTTCAGTCTGCGGGTCCAAGAACTGCCCAACGTCGACCTGCCGCACGTCGTCATCATCCTGTTCTATCCGGCCGCGTCGCCCGCAGAGATGCGCGACAGCATCGTGCGCCCGATCGAAGACCAGCTCGCCGGCGCGCCGAACCTCGAACATCTCCGGTCCACCGTGCAGCAAGGCTTTGCCACGGTCACCGCCGAGTTCAGCCTCAAGTCAAAGAAGACCGACGATCTCGTCGAGGTGCAGCGGCGCGTCCAGGCGGTGCAGTCGCTGCTGCCCTCCGACCTGACCACGCCCACGATCGAGACGTTTGATCCCGGCGAATCCGACGTCGTCTCGCTCGCGCTCGGCTCCTCGAGCCTGTCCGCAGGCCGGCTCTCGTCGATGGTCGACAACAGAGTCGTCCCCGCCATCGAGCAGATCCCCGGCATCGGGCACGTGCAAGCCTACGGTATCGTCACGCCTTCGATCCAAGTAGAGGTCGATCCGAAAAAACTCGACGACCAAAAGCTGACCCTCAACGACATCGTCAGCGCCATCGCCGTCAGCAACGTGCGCGCGCCTGGCGGCATTCTGTACGGCGCCGGGCGCGAGACCGGCATCAACATCCGCGGCGATATCCTCGGATCGGCGGGCGTCGCAGCGCTTCCCATTCAGGTAGCGACGCCGTCCAAGACCGTCAGAGTCTCCGACGTGGCCGGGGTGCGCGACACCAACGAACCGCAGCGCATCTACGCGTTCGCCAACGGCAAGCCAAGCCTGGTCCTCAACGTGCAAAAGTCCACGGATGCCAGCGAAGTGGACGCCGCGCAAGCGCTGTTGCGGCAATTGCCGAATTTGCGCCAACGTTTTCCCGACATCGCGTTCGCGGTGCTCGACGACCGCTCGCTGTACACGGGCCGTCAGGTATCGGGCGTCATCCGGACGCTGCTGGAAGGCATCGTGCTCGTCGCCATCGTGATGCTGCTCTTCCTGCGTTCGTGGCGCAATGCGGTGGCCGTCCTCATCGCGATTCCGACGTCCTTGTTCGCGACGCTGCTCGTGATGAAGATCGGGAACTTCACGATCGATACGGTGTCGCTGCTCGCCATGACGCTCATCACCGGCATCTTGGTGGACGACTCGATCGTCGTACTGGAGAACATCCAACGTCACCGCGAAGCAGGCGAAATACCCGCTGCCGCGGCGATCAACGGCCGGCTCGAGATCGGTCTTGCCGCTATCGTCATCACGCTGGTCGACGTGGTCGTGTTCCTGCCGATCGCGTTTTTGCCCGGCATCGTGGGCAGGTTCTTGTCCGAGTTCGCGGTGGTGGTCGTCGTCGCGACGCTTTCGTCGCTGCTGGTCTCCTTCACCATCACTCCGGCGCTGGCGGGCAACTGGTCGCTGCTCTCAAAGGCGCGCGGCACAAGACCCGTCGAGTGGTTCGTGCAGCGCTTCGAGGGGCTGCGCGCCTGGTACGCGGAACGCGCGCTGCCGTGGAGCCTCGCGCGCGGCGCGCTGGTCGCCGGCATCGCGATCGTGACGCTGGTGGGGGCGATCTTATTGGTGCCGCTGGGCGTCGTCGGTTTCGAATTCGATCCGGCGCAGGATGTCGGCGAGATCTTCGTCCAGCTCAACTATCCGAGCGGCACGCCCCTCGAGAAGACGCGCGACTCGGTGCGCTCGATCGAGCGCGCGGTCAATGCCATCGGCGAGGTCCGCTCCGAATCCACCGTGGCGGGCGCTGCGGTATCGCCGGTGGGCGGCTATATCGTCGACGCCGCCGTCGGGCAGATCGACATCCACCTCAAGGACCATCACCGGCACCCGACCGACTATTGGGTGACGCAACTGCGCGCCACCGCTGAACGCCTAGCGCCGGCCGCACAGCCGCTGGTCATACCTGCGACCAACACGCACGGCGGCAACACGCAGCCTATCGACTATCTCGTCACCGACACGGCGGGCGACCCGTCCATACCGGCGCAAAAAGTCTACGCCGCGCTGCGGCAAACGCCCGGCGCGGTCAACGTGTACAGTTCCGCGGCCAGTCTCGCGCCGCAGCTCAACGTCACCTTCGATCGCGAGAAGGCGCGCAAGCTCAACGTCAGCATCCAGGCCGCCGCCCTCGCCATCCGGGCTGCGTTCGGCGGCGTGCGGGCGACGCAATTCGAGGGACCCGAAGGCCTCAAGGACGTCCAAGTCATCTACCAGCAGGCGTATCAGCACGGGCAGGCGCAGCTCGAGGATATCCCGATCCGCAGCGCCACCGGTGATATCGTGCACGTGCGCGACATCGCTCGCTTGGCGTACACCTTCGGCCCGCGCATCATCGACCGGGTCGAGCGCCAGACGGTCGTCCACGTCAGCGCAAACGTGGCCCCGGGCGCGGCGCTGTCAAACGTCGAAGCCGCGTTTCTCAAGCGGCTGGGCGATCTGCATCTCGGGTCCGGCGTGCGCGTGGCGGCCAACAGCAGCGGCAATCAACAAAATCTGAGCGACACGGTCACCGGCATGGCCACCGCGCTCGTGCTCGCCATGCTGCTCGTCTTCCTTTTGATGGTGGCGCTCTACAACAGCTATCTGTCGCCGCTCATCATCATGTTGTCCGTGCCGCTGGCGGTCGTGGGCGCGCTTGGCGCGCTCGCGCTGACGCGCGAGACGCTCAACGCTTTCTCGTTGATTGGCACGGTGCTGCTCATCGGGTTGGTCAGCAAGAACGGCATCCTGCTCGTGGACTATGCGAACCAGCTCCGCGAGCGGGGGTTGGACCGCCTCGCCGCCATCCGCGAGAGCGCGCGCATCCGCTTTCGTCCGATCGTGATGACGACCGTCGCGATGGTCAGCGGCATGCTGCCGCTCGCGCTTGCGCTGGATCCGGCCGTGCAGTCGCGGCGCTCGCTCGGCATCGTCGTGATCGGCGGCTTGACCAGCTCGCTCTTGCTGACGCTGCTCATCATCCCCATCTTCTACGTCTGGCTCGGGCCGAAGCGCACCATGGCGAAGCCGGCGTCGGCGCCGACCGAACTCCATCCGGTCAGCGATGAGGCAACGCAGCGCAAGGCGGGAACCGCGCTCTGAACGTCGCCGTTCGCCTTATGAGCCGCGGGCTGCGCGACCAGACGCTGCTCAACGCGTATTGGATCCCCATCAACCTGCAGTCGACGGCGCTCATGACGATCGCCGTGCCCGCCGCGCTCGCGCGTTTGTCCGCGCACAACCACGTCGCCGAGCTGGCGCTCCTCGCAAGTCTGGTCGCCGCGATCTCCATGGTGCTGCCGCCCATCGCCGGCGCTGTGTCCGACCGGCTGCACCAGCGCGGCATGCAGCGCCGCCCGATCGTGCTGGCCGGCGCCGCGATCAATGCGCTGGGCCTCATCTGGATGAGCACCGTCAATTCGGATCTGATGCTCGGCGCCGCCGTGGTGCTCGCCGCCGTCGGGCAGAACATCAGCGTGGCGGCGTATTCGGCGCTCATCCCGGAGGTCGTCGCGCCCGGCGACTGGGGACATGCATCCGGATTCCAGGGGGCAGCTTCGCTCTTGGGAGGGATCGCCGGCCTGGCTATCGCCAGCGTCTTCGATCCTGGCCACACGTTTTTGTGGACGGCGGTCGCGGTCGTGCTTGGATCGCTAACGGTGCTGCTGGTCCCCGAGGGCGGCCGGATCGACGAGTCCGAACACGCGCACGTCCGGAACTGGTACGATTTTCTCATCGCGTTCATCTCGCGTTTCTGGACGAACTACGGGTTGACGCTGTTGATGACGTTCGTCTTGTACTTCTTCCGCGACGTGCTCAAGGTCGACAACCCGTCCAGCGGCACGGCCTTCTTCGGCATTCTCGCGCTGGTCGGCGCGGTGGTGTCGGCCATTTGGATCGGACACATATCGGATCGGCTGGTCCGCAAGTACGTGGTGGCGCTTGCCGGCATCCCGATGGCGATCACCGCCGTGAGCATCGGCTTGGCTCCCGACCTGCATTGGCTGCCGGTGTGGGCGCTGCTCTTCGGGTTCGGATACGGCGCGTTCGTCTCGACCGGCTGGGCGCTCGGACTCGACTCGGTGCCGCAGCTTCGCAACGTCGCGCGCGACCTCGGGATTTGGGGCATTGCAGCCGGATTGCCCGGCATCTTCGCGCCCGTCAACGGCGCGTGGCTGCTGTCGCATTTCGCAGACCCGCGTACCGGCTATCGAGCGCTGTTCATCGCCGCCGGGGTCGCGTTTTTGCTGGGCTCGCTGGTGGTGTTGGCCGTCGGCGCGAGGCCGCGCACACTCGCGTGGCTGCCATCCTTCCAGCGCTTCTGCGGCGTGATCGCGTGGCCGTACTACCATCTGGCGTACCGCATCGGCGGCTGGGGGCGCTTGCCGTGGCCGCGCGGGGCGACGCTGGTCATCACCAATCACCAGCACGATCTGGACGTGACCGCGTCGCTCATGCACATGACGTTTGACGGCCCGTGGAATCAGACGATCTATTCGGCCGGCTCGCGGCGGATGTTCGAGCCGGGCTTCATGGGCTTCCGCCTCAAGTGGCTCGAGTGGCTCTTGCGCCGCTTGGATCCCACTAGGTTGTTCAGCGCGCTCGGCGTGCTGCCGATCGAGAACGAACTGCGCACGC is part of the Candidatus Tumulicola sp. genome and harbors:
- a CDS encoding MFS transporter; the encoded protein is MSRGLRDQTLLNAYWIPINLQSTALMTIAVPAALARLSAHNHVAELALLASLVAAISMVLPPIAGAVSDRLHQRGMQRRPIVLAGAAINALGLIWMSTVNSDLMLGAAVVLAAVGQNISVAAYSALIPEVVAPGDWGHASGFQGAASLLGGIAGLAIASVFDPGHTFLWTAVAVVLGSLTVLLVPEGGRIDESEHAHVRNWYDFLIAFISRFWTNYGLTLLMTFVLYFFRDVLKVDNPSSGTAFFGILALVGAVVSAIWIGHISDRLVRKYVVALAGIPMAITAVSIGLAPDLHWLPVWALLFGFGYGAFVSTGWALGLDSVPQLRNVARDLGIWGIAAGLPGIFAPVNGAWLLSHFADPRTGYRALFIAAGVAFLLGSLVVLAVGARPRTLAWLPSFQRFCGVIAWPYYHLAYRIGGWGRLPWPRGATLVITNHQHDLDVTASLMHMTFDGPWNQTIYSAGSRRMFEPGFMGFRLKWLEWLLRRLDPTRLFSALGVLPIENELRTRELASFAAWAYRGHGDLPISDVFSADALGELKDSASEKRLSWLFSADAFRVAHERRVRVKWLLEPFRSELIADVRSTIGPDLDRIERKFREGVTFYLTAEGRYTPHGRLNRFRESLHRLVPLADLIYVIGVSYDVYVGSRLSLLYNLR
- a CDS encoding VOC family protein, which encodes MSSATAPAKPAAAVKVTGIDVHTYLVKDPQRAIAFYRDAIGLPVTWQSEQGAEFQLSDGSTFGVWKMHDGTWHLGSGVMFSVPDLVAAEKHYRSRGVKMLDDEIIDTGGCYMLACQDSEGNFFLLHQRKEDAA
- a CDS encoding YceI family protein; the encoded protein is MIAFKSLAVGALAAVFVAAPIPGPGRMIDVAHSSLTVHVYKSGLFAFAADNHIINAPLASGVVDEGSKTVELKVNAADLKVLDPSMPADRRAQVQAKMVSPDVLDVVKYPTITFKSKALVFGAGGKGDVVGDLTLHGQTQRVTVHVTRVSVGHYKGSATVHQSDFGIKPIRIAGGTVKVKNDVDIDFVIVTR
- a CDS encoding efflux RND transporter permease subunit, which translates into the protein MLTKLFVTRPTLAAVLVALLAIGGALAWFSLRVQELPNVDLPHVVIILFYPAASPAEMRDSIVRPIEDQLAGAPNLEHLRSTVQQGFATVTAEFSLKSKKTDDLVEVQRRVQAVQSLLPSDLTTPTIETFDPGESDVVSLALGSSSLSAGRLSSMVDNRVVPAIEQIPGIGHVQAYGIVTPSIQVEVDPKKLDDQKLTLNDIVSAIAVSNVRAPGGILYGAGRETGINIRGDILGSAGVAALPIQVATPSKTVRVSDVAGVRDTNEPQRIYAFANGKPSLVLNVQKSTDASEVDAAQALLRQLPNLRQRFPDIAFAVLDDRSLYTGRQVSGVIRTLLEGIVLVAIVMLLFLRSWRNAVAVLIAIPTSLFATLLVMKIGNFTIDTVSLLAMTLITGILVDDSIVVLENIQRHREAGEIPAAAAINGRLEIGLAAIVITLVDVVVFLPIAFLPGIVGRFLSEFAVVVVVATLSSLLVSFTITPALAGNWSLLSKARGTRPVEWFVQRFEGLRAWYAERALPWSLARGALVAGIAIVTLVGAILLVPLGVVGFEFDPAQDVGEIFVQLNYPSGTPLEKTRDSVRSIERAVNAIGEVRSESTVAGAAVSPVGGYIVDAAVGQIDIHLKDHHRHPTDYWVTQLRATAERLAPAAQPLVIPATNTHGGNTQPIDYLVTDTAGDPSIPAQKVYAALRQTPGAVNVYSSAASLAPQLNVTFDREKARKLNVSIQAAALAIRAAFGGVRATQFEGPEGLKDVQVIYQQAYQHGQAQLEDIPIRSATGDIVHVRDIARLAYTFGPRIIDRVERQTVVHVSANVAPGAALSNVEAAFLKRLGDLHLGSGVRVAANSSGNQQNLSDTVTGMATALVLAMLLVFLLMVALYNSYLSPLIIMLSVPLAVVGALGALALTRETLNAFSLIGTVLLIGLVSKNGILLVDYANQLRERGLDRLAAIRESARIRFRPIVMTTVAMVSGMLPLALALDPAVQSRRSLGIVVIGGLTSSLLLTLLIIPIFYVWLGPKRTMAKPASAPTELHPVSDEATQRKAGTAL
- a CDS encoding arginine deiminase-related protein, which codes for MADRLRFLMCRPDFFDVSYVINPWMEGNVNRAARAIAAAQWQRLFGIVSSVARVELVEPRPGLPDMPFTANASLVLGNSVVLSRFKYDERQGEERHFERWFASRGFKVIKLPESIPFEGAGDALIDRGQHRVWAGFGHRSSRQSLDLVESILDVEVLALRLVDPRFYHLDTCFCPIEGGSIMYFPQAFDRASNRLIEDRVPAPLRIPIGEKDALAFACNAINVGNLLVMNKASADLRRRLRACGLRALESDLSEFMKAGGSAKCLTLRLDEPRPAAEESAFGVA
- a CDS encoding YafY family protein, giving the protein MKSERLLAMLLLLQARGRLPAHQIAETLEVSERTVYRDLDSLSAAGVPVHAERGAGGGIVLAEGYRKALTQFHEEEIRALFVSSANPLADLGLGESLAHALEKLAGALPETQRRAAQKTRDRIYVDQRRWKQMAQPREHLATLRRAVWDDRRATLRYKDRNGAVTERVIDPLGLVAKAGIWYLVARYRDEFRVFRAERIIGVEERPDKFERPSDFDLDRFWESSAVSFEQNLPAYPVTLRVQPEALEEVTAYWETEMLGDGVTEASGRLVRIVFPSPGAALSHVIAWGNAVDIAEPAELRERVVARARDVLAHYKARM